The proteins below come from a single Mytilus edulis chromosome 5, xbMytEdul2.2, whole genome shotgun sequence genomic window:
- the LOC139523383 gene encoding dysbindin protein homolog produces MSVFKSIAAGFKSITSRDTVKQDIPIGVSKSTVNFDAGAELLDSYQEIWKELHDNCQQNARRAEDSDSQITELYIRYDRQQEMMSQLHESLVSLPILVSHLQQATDLLASLEGEYEKVNTALINLEDVIEEKELMNAQFIDTQKLSGYNQRKQDELENCKVQLARDHAKKIHDYEKRKKNIQKEREEAFQDAFEDDLDYFKTYGRLDKVSVTSSEGSKKVDIADFSFEEEDDALDEFLGSTEVTPGNENLTESFEETENVFSEDDYIPKLDEESDLIKSGDTATSDSDVENRQANIVEQQNSIQTWINNSSPKEKGSGEGQETKNNSTNSGDEKTGQESNALEKTEKNKDDSAEDS; encoded by the exons ATTTAAGTCTATCACATCCAGAGACACTGTCAAACAAGATATACCAATAGGTGTTTCTAAGTCAACAGTGAACTTTGATGCTGGTGCAGAACTTCTTGACAG TTACCAGGAAATTTGGAAGGAACTCCATGACAATTGTCAACAAAATGCAAGGAGAGCAGAG gaTTCTGATAGCCAGATAACAGAATTGTATATTAGATATGACAGACAACAGGAAATGATGTCACAGCTACATGAAAGTCTGGTTTCTTTACCAATACTGGTGTCCCATTTACAACAAGCTACAGATTTATTGG catCCTTAGAAGGAGAATATGAAAAAGTCAATACAGCTTTAATAAATCTAGAAGATGTAATAGAAGAAAAAGAACTGATGAATGCACAGTTCATTGACACACAGAAACTGTCAGGATATAACCAGAGAAAACAAGATGAACTTGAAAACTGTAAAG TTCAGTTAGCTAGAGACCATGCTAAAAAGATACACGACTATGAGAAAAGGAAGAAAAATATACAGAAAGAAAGAGAAGAAGCTTTCCAGGATGCATTTGAAGATGATCTTGATTATTTCAAAACATATGGACGTTTAGATA AAGTTTCTGTTACTAGTTCAGAGGGAAGTAAAAAGGTTGATATAGCTGATTTTTCATTTGAAGAAGAAGATGATGCATTAGATGAATTCCTTGGATCAACTGAAGTCACACCTGGAAATGAAAACCTAACAG aATCATTTGAAGAAACAGAAAATGTTTTTAGTGAAGATGATTATATTCCAAAGTTAGATGAAGAATCAGATTTGATTAAATCTGGGGATACTGCAACAAGTGACAGTGATGTTGAAAATAGACAAGCAAACATAGTAGAACAACAAAATTCAATACAAACTTGGATAAACAACAGCAGTCCAAAAGAAAAAGGATCAGGTGAAGGTCAGGAGACAAAGAACAATTCAACAAATAGTGGAGATGAAAAGACTGGTCAAGAAAGTAATGCTCttgaaaagacagaaaaaaataaagatgattCAGCTGAGGATTcttaa